The following are encoded together in the Blautia obeum ATCC 29174 genome:
- a CDS encoding helix-turn-helix domain-containing protein gives MYEVFEQLLQKNGVTSYKVAKEAGVTQTALSNWKSGRSTPTTKTLQKIADYFGVTIDYLMTGKDISAPQELTAKDNRDIAKDLDSIMEKLTSGEDGPASYNGEELSPEAAELFRDELEIALKRLKIINKEKYTPKKYKK, from the coding sequence ATGTACGAAGTATTTGAGCAACTTCTACAAAAGAACGGTGTTACTTCTTACAAAGTTGCAAAAGAAGCCGGCGTGACCCAAACAGCATTGAGCAACTGGAAATCTGGTCGAAGTACACCAACAACAAAAACATTGCAAAAAATAGCTGACTACTTTGGCGTAACCATTGATTATCTTATGACTGGGAAAGATATTTCTGCTCCTCAAGAATTAACTGCCAAGGATAATCGTGATATTGCTAAAGATCTGGACAGTATCATGGAAAAACTTACCTCTGGTGAAGATGGACCTGCAAGCTACAACGGTGAGGAATTGAGTCCGGAAGCTGCAGAGCTATTCCGGGATGAATTGGAAATTGCTTTGAAGAGATTAAAGATTATAAATAAAGAGAAGTACACTCCTAAGAAGTACAAAAAGTAG
- a CDS encoding flavin reductase family protein, translated as MKKKIDVFEHMGEILNGVKNGVLITGKADGRVNSMTISWGMVGVEWGKPVFITFVRESRFTRSLLEKNGEFTVNIPLDDSAKKILGYCGAKSGRDVDKAKEIGLTYEEPETISVPGVKELPLTLECKVVYKQTQDTEAMTEENREKFYPQNVESSFSGANRDTHIAYYGEIVDAYVIE; from the coding sequence ATGAAGAAAAAAATAGATGTTTTTGAACATATGGGAGAAATTTTGAACGGAGTAAAAAATGGAGTGCTGATTACCGGAAAAGCAGATGGCAGAGTGAACTCTATGACAATTTCCTGGGGAATGGTTGGCGTAGAATGGGGAAAACCAGTTTTTATTACATTTGTCAGAGAAAGTCGTTTTACAAGGAGTCTTCTTGAGAAGAATGGCGAATTTACGGTTAATATTCCACTGGATGACAGTGCAAAAAAAATTCTTGGATACTGTGGGGCAAAATCAGGAAGGGATGTAGATAAAGCGAAAGAAATTGGTCTGACTTACGAAGAACCGGAAACAATTTCTGTCCCGGGAGTAAAAGAACTTCCACTGACACTGGAATGCAAAGTAGTCTATAAACAGACACAGGATACAGAGGCCATGACAGAGGAAAACAGAGAGAAGTTTTACCCACAGAATGTAGAAAGTTCATTTTCAGGTGCAAACAGAGATACACACATTGCATATTACGGAGAAATCGTAGATGCATATGTGATTGAGTAA
- a CDS encoding recombinase family protein, whose protein sequence is MSDRIGALYIRVSTDDQAELSPDAQKRLLLDYAKKNGIIISNDFIFSESVSGRHVQKRPEFQRMIGIAKQPSHPIDVILVWKYSRFARNQEESIVYKSMLKKDHVEVISVSEPLIDGPFGSLIERIIEWMDEYYSIRLSGEVLRGMKEKALRNGYQSSPCLGYEAVGHGKPFQINEAEYAMVSYIMDLYDNQNMDETAIARKCNDLGYKTKRGNPFERRTIDRILQNPFYCGIVSWNGVEFEGAHEVRISKERFDRRQRLIASRKRPMKARNISTCKHWLSGLLKCSVCGATLSYTGNGKCPYFQCWKYAKGFHKTSVALSVKKAEEAVIEYFDQVLAGADFTYVRKEQPAADETAAIEQLQKELSKLSARENRIRDAYESGIDSLEEYKANKERLISNRLQLETELEKLRKEQEEKEVNKEDVLHEIKSLNDILKNPDVSYEEKGTLIRTIVDQIIYDKESGKMYFDIIVS, encoded by the coding sequence ATGAGTGATCGTATTGGAGCTTTATATATACGAGTCTCCACAGATGATCAGGCGGAGCTTTCTCCTGATGCTCAGAAGCGCCTGCTGCTGGACTATGCTAAAAAGAACGGTATCATTATCTCTAATGATTTTATCTTTTCCGAGAGTGTATCCGGCCGGCATGTTCAAAAGCGTCCTGAGTTTCAACGTATGATCGGCATTGCCAAGCAGCCGTCACATCCGATTGATGTGATACTGGTCTGGAAATACTCCAGATTTGCCCGTAATCAGGAGGAATCTATCGTATACAAGAGTATGCTCAAGAAAGACCATGTGGAGGTAATAAGCGTATCTGAGCCTCTTATAGATGGTCCTTTTGGTTCTCTGATCGAGCGTATTATTGAATGGATGGATGAATACTACTCTATCCGTCTCTCCGGAGAAGTTCTTCGTGGCATGAAAGAAAAAGCTCTCCGGAATGGATACCAATCCTCTCCCTGTCTTGGCTATGAGGCTGTGGGACACGGAAAGCCTTTCCAAATCAATGAAGCCGAGTATGCTATGGTATCTTATATCATGGATCTGTACGATAATCAAAACATGGATGAAACTGCCATTGCAAGGAAATGTAATGATCTGGGATATAAGACCAAACGGGGTAATCCATTTGAGCGGCGAACCATTGATCGGATCCTGCAGAATCCTTTCTACTGTGGAATCGTGTCCTGGAATGGAGTAGAGTTCGAGGGCGCGCATGAAGTCCGGATTTCAAAAGAACGTTTTGACCGGAGGCAAAGATTGATTGCTTCCCGCAAACGTCCCATGAAAGCCCGGAATATATCTACGTGCAAGCACTGGTTATCCGGATTGCTGAAATGCTCTGTCTGTGGTGCTACCCTCTCCTACACCGGCAACGGCAAGTGTCCATACTTCCAATGCTGGAAATATGCAAAGGGATTTCACAAAACTTCTGTCGCGCTGTCTGTAAAAAAAGCAGAAGAAGCTGTGATCGAATATTTTGATCAGGTTCTTGCCGGTGCGGACTTTACATATGTACGCAAAGAACAGCCTGCTGCAGATGAGACTGCTGCCATTGAACAGCTCCAGAAGGAACTATCCAAACTCTCTGCCAGAGAAAACAGGATCCGTGATGCATACGAAAGTGGAATTGATTCGTTGGAAGAATATAAAGCCAACAAAGAACGGTTGATCAGTAATCGACTACAGCTTGAAACTGAATTGGAAAAGCTCCGAAAAGAGCAGGAAGAAAAAGAAGTAAACAAGGAAGATGTGCTTCATGAGATTAAATCTTTGAATGACATACTCAAAAATCCAGATGTGAGTTATGAAGAAAAAGGAACTCTGATACGTACAATTGTTGACCAGATTATATATGACAAAGAATCCGGTAAAATGTACTTTGACATTATCGTATCATGA
- a CDS encoding ImmA/IrrE family metallo-endopeptidase, giving the protein MNRNIKKIVSYYKRKTGTSDPFAIADQLGILYQICDLQFEGCYMFLKNHRYIFINQSLPEHEQRLVMAHELGHALLHRKENCYFIRNKTLLLNSKKEIEANKFAMELLLPDSFLAEYRDFTIDQISRMTGYHQKLLELKFHE; this is encoded by the coding sequence TTGAATCGTAATATCAAGAAAATTGTTTCTTACTATAAAAGAAAAACAGGAACATCAGACCCTTTTGCCATCGCTGATCAGCTTGGTATCCTGTACCAGATTTGTGATCTGCAGTTCGAAGGATGCTATATGTTCCTGAAAAATCACCGCTACATATTCATTAATCAAAGTCTTCCGGAACACGAACAACGTCTGGTCATGGCTCATGAGCTTGGTCATGCTCTCCTGCACCGGAAGGAAAATTGTTATTTTATTCGTAACAAAACACTTTTACTGAATTCCAAAAAGGAAATCGAAGCCAACAAGTTCGCAATGGAGCTGCTGTTACCAGATTCATTCCTTGCGGAATACAGGGATTTTACTATTGATCAGATATCCAGAATGACCGGATATCACCAAAAACTTTTAGAACTAAAATTTCATGAATAA
- a CDS encoding DUF3850 domain-containing protein produces the protein MEYMQLSLDDYIQCKNDIKNNLGTIVKSFVRIGWQLSRIDKSGAYKNDGYNTIAEFAKAEYGMSATGTSRFIRVYEKYSVPGDTPELRDEYKDYNRSQLEEMLQIPEEDHEMIRPEAHKEDIRELNRFNRENESNPDNLLDWKNAQTTEEKIQATIYEFWHDNRDAMNTFFGSDMEMRDLAEMISPSGSRSYRKGTVFLMFYGMDTEILVKVFGDDPVKMTYQEFADRTRQIFEGAAGDRAWETCFGEAVESNKIEQTEQLQEQEDQIPGQDRIQNHPEYMPEPEIAPAQKNEEQKYNKQQARIDRETKKKLQEQEDQEKMEHLPSDEPKKTKQLRMAASYYDDVLSGKMSFWFCKNDNFHVGDSLDLMEFKEGRHTGRNIQTEITYILEDYTGLEDGYCILAIKVTGAI, from the coding sequence ATGGAATACATGCAGCTGAGCCTGGATGATTACATACAGTGCAAAAATGATATCAAAAACAATCTGGGAACAATCGTAAAGAGCTTTGTCCGGATCGGATGGCAGCTGAGCCGAATAGATAAATCCGGAGCATACAAAAACGATGGTTACAATACCATCGCAGAATTTGCCAAAGCGGAATATGGCATGAGTGCAACAGGGACAAGCCGGTTCATCCGTGTATATGAAAAATATTCCGTGCCCGGTGATACTCCGGAACTGAGGGATGAGTATAAAGATTACAACCGATCACAGCTGGAAGAGATGCTGCAGATCCCAGAAGAAGATCACGAGATGATCCGGCCGGAAGCACACAAAGAAGATATCCGTGAGCTGAACCGGTTCAACAGGGAAAATGAATCAAATCCGGACAATCTTCTGGACTGGAAGAATGCACAGACAACAGAAGAAAAGATACAGGCGACCATATACGAATTCTGGCATGACAACCGGGATGCCATGAATACATTCTTTGGATCCGACATGGAAATGAGAGATCTTGCAGAAATGATATCCCCATCTGGCAGCAGGAGTTACCGGAAAGGAACTGTATTCCTAATGTTCTATGGCATGGACACAGAAATCCTTGTAAAAGTGTTTGGTGATGATCCGGTAAAGATGACATACCAGGAATTTGCCGACCGGACAAGACAGATCTTCGAAGGGGCAGCAGGAGACCGTGCTTGGGAGACTTGCTTCGGTGAAGCTGTTGAGTCCAACAAAATCGAACAGACAGAACAGCTCCAGGAGCAGGAAGACCAGATACCGGGACAGGACAGAATCCAGAACCATCCGGAATATATGCCAGAACCGGAAATTGCGCCGGCGCAAAAAAATGAGGAACAGAAATATAACAAGCAGCAGGCAAGGATTGACCGAGAAACAAAGAAGAAACTTCAGGAGCAGGAAGACCAGGAGAAAATGGAACATCTTCCATCAGATGAGCCAAAGAAGACGAAGCAGCTCAGGATGGCGGCATCATATTACGATGATGTTCTTTCTGGAAAGATGTCTTTCTGGTTCTGCAAGAATGACAATTTTCACGTAGGAGACAGCCTGGACCTTATGGAATTCAAAGAAGGCAGGCATACAGGCAGGAACATCCAGACAGAGATCACATACATACTTGAAGATTATACCGGTCTGGAAGATGGATATTGCATTTTGGCAATTAAAGTAACGGGTGCTATCTAA
- a CDS encoding DUF1883 domain-containing protein, with product MSVKIPYAYSNGTLSVEVRLKHAADVFLVDTVNYHKYQKGERFKYYGGHYTRTPVRITVSGVGNWYLIVQGSEYEYRFY from the coding sequence ATGTCTGTAAAAATACCTTATGCGTATAGCAATGGTACACTTTCTGTAGAAGTAAGACTCAAACATGCTGCTGATGTATTTTTAGTAGATACGGTAAACTACCATAAATATCAAAAAGGCGAACGTTTTAAATATTATGGTGGTCATTATACAAGAACTCCCGTTCGCATCACCGTATCCGGTGTTGGCAATTGGTATTTAATTGTCCAGGGCAGTGAATATGAATATCGTTTCTACTAA
- a CDS encoding RNase H family protein gives MQEVHIFLITSSHAPKLRKAWYRYILVCQGKILEKKTDVQDVTGHQLVMECAVAALQRMIRPAMITIHTDSHYLANGHGKMTLWKSAEWKRGNGQELKNADLWQQLERLLQPHAVRFKVESMLPYSKTGST, from the coding sequence ATGCAGGAGGTACATATATTTCTGATCACATCCTCGCATGCTCCAAAGCTGAGGAAAGCCTGGTACCGGTATATCCTGGTGTGCCAGGGGAAAATACTGGAGAAGAAGACTGACGTACAGGATGTGACAGGACATCAGCTTGTGATGGAATGCGCGGTTGCGGCACTGCAGAGGATGATCCGGCCGGCGATGATCACAATCCATACAGACAGCCATTATCTGGCGAATGGACATGGAAAGATGACTCTCTGGAAATCGGCGGAATGGAAAAGAGGAAACGGTCAGGAGCTTAAGAATGCAGATTTGTGGCAGCAACTGGAGAGACTTTTACAACCGCATGCAGTCCGGTTCAAAGTTGAGTCTATGCTGCCGTATTCAAAAACAGGCTCTACTTGA
- a CDS encoding BRO family protein, translating to MIIFFFYMYDEDANTTVPVEAESENNEELEFFFDDKVRKVWHKQQEEWYLSVSDVVSVLTDSKDVKQYIKKMRSRDSELNSNWGTICTPVQMIAQDGKKRRINAATIKGVLRIIQSIPSKKAEPFKLWLAKVGKERLDEIADPELAFERMIRTYRQKGYSEKWIERRLEAIDHRKNLTAAWDEAGIKSGKHYAMLTDTLTHEWSGKHVKDYKAFKNLHKENLRDNMTDIELALNQLAEISATLIANSQKPNGFAETRKTVVEGGSIAGNARKELEGKLGHSVISPLNASDPALLDNNEE from the coding sequence GTGATTATCTTCTTTTTCTATATGTATGACGAAGATGCCAATACTACTGTTCCGGTAGAGGCTGAGTCCGAGAATAATGAGGAACTGGAATTTTTCTTTGATGATAAGGTGAGAAAGGTCTGGCACAAGCAGCAAGAAGAATGGTACTTGTCCGTTTCAGATGTTGTTTCTGTTTTAACTGATAGTAAAGATGTTAAGCAATATATTAAAAAAATGCGTTCCAGAGATTCAGAATTAAACTCCAACTGGGGTACAATCTGTACCCCTGTTCAAATGATTGCACAAGACGGAAAGAAAAGACGTATAAATGCTGCTACTATAAAAGGTGTACTCCGTATCATTCAGTCAATTCCTTCAAAGAAAGCTGAACCATTCAAGTTGTGGCTTGCAAAAGTTGGAAAAGAGCGTCTGGATGAAATTGCAGATCCTGAACTTGCCTTTGAACGTATGATCCGTACATACCGTCAAAAAGGATATAGTGAAAAATGGATTGAGCGTAGGCTGGAAGCTATCGATCACAGAAAGAATCTCACCGCTGCCTGGGATGAAGCCGGTATTAAATCCGGAAAGCATTATGCTATGTTGACTGACACGCTTACACATGAATGGTCCGGCAAACATGTAAAAGACTATAAAGCATTCAAAAATCTGCACAAAGAAAATCTCAGAGACAACATGACAGACATCGAGTTAGCTCTAAATCAGCTCGCAGAAATATCCGCCACTCTAATTGCCAACTCGCAAAAACCAAATGGTTTTGCTGAGACTCGCAAAACAGTTGTCGAAGGTGGTTCTATTGCCGGCAATGCCAGAAAAGAATTGGAAGGAAAGCTTGGTCACAGCGTTATTTCACCACTTAATGCTTCAGATCCTGCATTGCTTGATAACAACGAAGAATAA
- a CDS encoding helix-turn-helix domain-containing protein has protein sequence MYEKYSLLLEKVNKTSYQISKETGISQTAFSNWKSGRSEPSLESLKRLAKYFNVPIEYFLSDQKEAS, from the coding sequence ATGTACGAAAAATATAGCTTGTTATTAGAGAAAGTGAACAAAACATCATATCAGATTTCAAAGGAAACAGGAATAAGCCAAACTGCTTTTTCTAATTGGAAGTCTGGAAGATCAGAACCAAGCTTAGAAAGTTTAAAACGTTTGGCAAAGTATTTTAATGTACCAATTGAATATTTTTTGTCAGACCAGAAGGAGGCGAGTTGA
- a CDS encoding potassium channel family protein codes for MSNSIDMKSQFSFIYDLLFSILALVAVYLALCDLTTGCTDFQLKLDNAITVIFIIDYVVRVIVAKNKRLFFKQNIFDLIAIVPFNSLFKIFRVFKFLKVLKALKFLKLARISAYFARFYKRVKFFFEINGLKYMVFTSLLCIITGGIAIHFVEGMDIFDGIWWSFVTTTTVGYGDISPTTPIGRIIAAILMIVGIGLIGSLTSTITALFFQQHEKSAKLDTKSEMLKTLQAQLDDFENLSDEDIETICKTIQFLHDK; via the coding sequence ATGTCAAATTCTATTGATATGAAATCGCAATTTTCATTTATATATGATTTATTATTTTCTATCCTTGCACTTGTAGCTGTTTATCTGGCTTTATGTGATTTAACCACTGGATGCACAGATTTTCAACTTAAGCTCGACAATGCAATCACCGTAATTTTTATTATAGATTACGTTGTTCGAGTTATTGTTGCAAAAAATAAAAGACTTTTCTTTAAACAAAATATTTTTGATTTAATTGCCATTGTACCTTTTAATTCTTTATTTAAGATATTCCGTGTTTTCAAATTTCTTAAAGTATTAAAAGCTCTAAAATTTTTAAAATTGGCTCGTATATCAGCCTATTTTGCAAGATTCTACAAACGGGTAAAATTTTTCTTTGAGATTAATGGACTTAAATACATGGTATTTACCAGTTTGCTCTGTATCATCACAGGCGGCATTGCAATTCATTTTGTTGAAGGAATGGACATTTTTGATGGTATATGGTGGAGTTTTGTGACTACAACAACTGTCGGCTATGGTGATATTTCTCCCACAACTCCAATTGGCCGAATTATTGCGGCTATATTAATGATAGTTGGTATTGGTTTGATCGGATCCCTTACCAGTACTATTACTGCATTATTTTTTCAACAACATGAAAAGTCAGCCAAACTCGATACTAAAAGTGAAATGTTAAAGACATTGCAGGCTCAGCTCGATGATTTCGAAAATTTATCAGATGAAGACATTGAAACAATCTGCAAAACCATACAGTTTCTGCATGACAAATAA
- a CDS encoding PcfJ domain-containing protein produces the protein MKKKTIEKIPYLKLPSVICKKDVKYVGVTAVKVIGHEKHLFLEVYQNKKTSMETPLVRIVVTKKDFGTYFPKDESWSKQRIKTGGGWRGLIWTPPEDSRDTWENEKKKNVLQSEDDMNRIKNFCKSRVWDEDRWWDYVKKKQDDITITARRKIEERKYERRQQALKERIRNTKPLPEKKILKTADDVYFRNKHYLYYKKRGSMVQIACSKCGGVTDARWKPGESYESQFMRRVEEPREGNIGRCKLCGASGIYKCQGKVKGSHERKIHLFLGQKYKEKGIVMRYLEVSKKWTLEILAGENGDEMHGAYEEMSGVEVARTYLAPGENTQTDFHKHSWYSGEDYWDDCNLYGNANITIHPAPILSETYQELQGTAYQYCALKEYAAAVRKTDPRMYLQRYMETPQIEILTKMGLTDVVTELVNCRYGIVTDQDATRPDDFLGIRKERVKQLIHTKGNIHMLQIMKAEKRLQRIWTEEQIEKLAELELTGGQIEMATRYINLQKLLNHIAKYAGCQYGTLCGMSSEQLKQTARTYMDYLEMRLSLGYDLNNTVYQFPRDLKDAHDRMAAEANKDKADKRLKEAERRFPNIRSEYRKLRNEYLFEDDSYIIRPARSASEIVMEGRTLHHCVGGDNYLRKHNEGESYILMLRFKIAPEEPYITVEIESRRNRILQWYGNKDCKPDKKNMKEWLDNYTEQLRNKKRMQKQTA, from the coding sequence ATGAAGAAGAAAACGATAGAGAAGATCCCATATCTGAAACTGCCCTCCGTAATCTGTAAAAAAGATGTGAAATATGTCGGGGTGACGGCAGTTAAGGTAATCGGGCATGAGAAGCACCTGTTTCTGGAAGTATACCAGAACAAAAAGACATCAATGGAAACTCCGCTGGTCCGGATCGTGGTCACGAAAAAGGATTTTGGTACATATTTTCCAAAGGATGAAAGCTGGTCAAAACAGAGGATTAAGACGGGCGGTGGCTGGAGAGGACTGATCTGGACACCGCCTGAGGATAGCCGAGATACATGGGAGAACGAGAAAAAGAAGAACGTCCTCCAAAGTGAAGATGATATGAACCGGATAAAGAACTTCTGCAAATCCAGAGTGTGGGACGAAGACCGCTGGTGGGATTATGTCAAGAAAAAACAGGATGATATCACGATCACTGCCCGGAGAAAGATTGAAGAAAGAAAATATGAACGTCGGCAGCAGGCATTGAAAGAAAGGATCAGGAATACAAAGCCCCTGCCGGAGAAAAAAATCCTTAAAACAGCAGATGATGTATATTTCAGGAACAAGCATTACCTGTACTACAAGAAACGGGGAAGCATGGTACAGATCGCATGCAGTAAATGCGGCGGGGTAACCGATGCGAGATGGAAACCCGGAGAATCCTACGAAAGCCAGTTTATGAGACGGGTGGAAGAACCGAGAGAAGGAAACATAGGAAGATGCAAATTGTGTGGAGCTTCCGGAATCTATAAGTGTCAGGGAAAAGTAAAAGGCAGCCATGAAAGGAAAATCCATCTTTTTCTTGGACAGAAATACAAAGAAAAAGGCATAGTCATGCGGTACCTGGAAGTCTCCAAAAAATGGACTCTGGAGATTCTGGCGGGGGAAAATGGTGATGAGATGCATGGTGCCTACGAAGAAATGTCAGGCGTGGAGGTTGCAAGGACATATCTGGCACCGGGAGAAAATACACAGACAGATTTCCATAAGCATAGCTGGTATTCCGGAGAAGATTACTGGGATGACTGTAATCTGTATGGAAATGCCAATATCACGATACATCCTGCACCGATCTTGTCAGAGACATACCAGGAACTGCAGGGAACAGCATATCAATACTGTGCACTGAAAGAATACGCGGCAGCAGTCAGAAAGACAGATCCAAGGATGTACCTGCAAAGATACATGGAGACACCGCAGATTGAAATACTGACTAAGATGGGATTAACCGATGTGGTCACAGAACTGGTCAACTGCAGATATGGGATTGTAACTGACCAGGACGCTACACGGCCAGATGATTTTCTGGGAATACGAAAAGAACGTGTAAAACAGCTGATCCATACAAAAGGGAATATCCATATGTTGCAGATCATGAAAGCAGAGAAAAGACTGCAGAGGATATGGACGGAGGAGCAGATTGAAAAGCTGGCCGAACTGGAACTGACAGGCGGACAGATCGAGATGGCAACCAGATATATAAACCTGCAGAAGCTATTAAACCATATTGCAAAGTATGCAGGATGCCAGTATGGGACATTGTGCGGCATGTCAAGCGAACAATTGAAACAGACTGCGCGCACTTACATGGATTATCTTGAAATGCGGCTGAGTCTTGGTTACGACCTGAACAATACAGTATACCAGTTCCCGAGAGACTTAAAGGATGCACATGACAGGATGGCAGCAGAAGCAAACAAGGATAAAGCGGATAAGCGGCTTAAAGAAGCAGAACGGAGATTTCCGAACATCCGGTCAGAATATAGGAAGCTCAGGAACGAATATCTTTTCGAGGACGACAGTTATATCATCCGTCCGGCACGGTCGGCATCGGAGATCGTGATGGAAGGCAGGACTCTTCACCATTGTGTCGGCGGTGATAATTACCTGCGGAAACACAATGAGGGCGAGAGCTATATCCTGATGTTACGCTTTAAGATTGCTCCGGAAGAGCCATATATCACAGTGGAGATCGAATCAAGAAGAAATCGCATCCTGCAATGGTACGGAAACAAGGACTGCAAACCGGATAAGAAAAACATGAAGGAATGGCTGGATAACTATACAGAGCAGTTAAGGAATAAAAAGAGAATGCAGAAACAGACAGCATAA
- a CDS encoding spore coat associated protein CotJA yields the protein MENYQMNRPCGRPYNATCGMAKEMMSGQQCSCRNNSRNQPSRPSPCPCHLPDAKTRDAEMYTHIDQMEAAMAYVPCQKFTTTYDLGYALKVGTVFPQLCKPFCGKRGGQR from the coding sequence ATGGAAAATTATCAGATGAACCGTCCATGTGGCCGCCCATATAATGCAACTTGTGGAATGGCAAAAGAGATGATGTCCGGGCAGCAGTGTTCCTGCCGTAATAATTCCAGAAATCAGCCATCCCGCCCTTCGCCATGCCCGTGTCACCTTCCGGATGCCAAAACCAGAGATGCGGAAATGTATACACACATCGATCAGATGGAAGCAGCCATGGCGTATGTTCCCTGCCAGAAATTTACTACGACATATGATCTTGGATATGCGTTGAAGGTCGGAACTGTTTTTCCGCAGCTCTGTAAACCATTTTGTGGAAAGAGAGGTGGGCAGAGATGA
- a CDS encoding spore coat protein CotJB has protein sequence MMYRNQCTAKEKLMNRINEVSFAVNDVLLYLDTHPCCEEAISFYQECEQERQKLLKEYAQCYGPLTVDAALESGGDTWKWVQQPFPWETEGGCR, from the coding sequence ATGATGTATCGCAATCAGTGTACTGCAAAAGAAAAATTAATGAACCGTATCAACGAAGTCAGTTTTGCAGTAAATGATGTTCTGCTTTATCTGGATACACATCCATGCTGTGAAGAGGCAATCTCCTTTTATCAGGAGTGTGAACAGGAACGCCAGAAACTGCTGAAAGAATATGCGCAGTGTTATGGCCCACTGACAGTAGATGCTGCACTGGAATCTGGTGGGGATACATGGAAATGGGTGCAACAGCCATTCCCATGGGAAACGGAAGGAGGGTGCAGATAG
- a CDS encoding rolling circle replication-associated protein, whose protein sequence is MATRRKEYRFRNGKIIEIEENHDGNYGAPGQKRIKKKKPTEEQMRLVNINNKVKRCRHKLLEYFNVGDCFGTWTYSQANRPPDMKTALKDFQKAIRIVRIEYKKRNRELFWIRNIERGTKGAWHIHFVVNEIGDTASIMQKAWKKGGIYAVEIRNEPKVYDEDFSKLAAYMTKDEHTKEIKKDGAPAKPRLKKTSYNTSRNMLLKKPHVDKLVRWKNEVKPRKGYYIISIHEGINPVTGFKYRRYTMARFPEPKRKVQLKRRI, encoded by the coding sequence ATGGCTACCAGAAGAAAAGAGTACAGATTCCGGAATGGAAAGATCATTGAGATAGAAGAGAATCATGATGGCAATTATGGAGCTCCCGGACAGAAACGGATAAAAAAGAAAAAGCCTACAGAAGAGCAGATGCGTCTGGTGAATATAAATAACAAAGTGAAGAGATGCAGGCATAAGCTGTTGGAATATTTCAATGTTGGCGATTGCTTTGGTACATGGACGTATAGTCAGGCAAACAGACCACCTGATATGAAAACAGCATTGAAAGATTTTCAGAAGGCAATACGGATCGTTCGGATAGAGTATAAGAAACGAAACAGGGAATTGTTCTGGATCCGGAATATTGAAAGAGGCACAAAAGGAGCATGGCATATCCACTTTGTGGTGAACGAGATTGGAGATACTGCCAGTATTATGCAGAAGGCATGGAAAAAAGGCGGGATCTATGCAGTTGAGATCAGGAATGAACCTAAAGTATACGATGAGGATTTTTCAAAGCTTGCTGCTTACATGACAAAAGATGAGCATACAAAGGAAATAAAGAAGGACGGCGCTCCGGCGAAGCCGCGTTTGAAGAAAACCAGTTACAACACCAGTCGCAACATGCTGTTGAAAAAGCCTCACGTAGATAAACTGGTGAGATGGAAGAATGAAGTGAAGCCAAGAAAAGGTTATTACATCATATCCATTCACGAGGGAATCAACCCGGTGACAGGCTTTAAGTATCGTAGATATACGATGGCGAGATTTCCGGAGCCAAAAAGAAAAGTGCAGTTGAAAAGGAGGATTTAA